In Candidatus Cloacimonas sp., a single genomic region encodes these proteins:
- a CDS encoding RnfABCDGE type electron transport complex subunit D has product MNDKLIVSPAPHYHDKTTTKNVMWNVVLALTPALIFAIYYWGVKSLLLTLLGAVSAMATEALIQKLRKVPITISDGSAFLTGMLLAYNINAGAPWWIPILGSVFAIAVGKQVFGGLGNNPVNPALLGRAFLMASWPTIMTAGWAKPKSGILSGISDPNAITMNLQSLSPKAYDLVTGATPLKVAQTLRDSSFVHSLGANAAEGADLANRIFANLTDFSALKNLFWGNIGGCIGEVSAFALLLGAAYLLYKNIIEWRIPLYYLGTVFVLSFFLAPLQGAGFSPLLPFFHIFSGGLMLGAFFMATDYTTSPITKSGRIIFAIGCGILTVVIRLYGGYPEGVCYSILFMNVMTPLIDKLTMPKAFGKVKK; this is encoded by the coding sequence ATGAATGATAAATTGATTGTTTCGCCGGCTCCTCACTATCACGATAAAACCACTACTAAAAATGTGATGTGGAATGTAGTGCTGGCTTTAACTCCCGCTTTAATTTTCGCTATTTATTATTGGGGTGTAAAATCTCTGCTTTTAACTCTCTTGGGTGCCGTTTCAGCTATGGCGACGGAAGCGTTGATTCAAAAATTGAGGAAAGTTCCCATTACGATTTCTGATGGCAGCGCTTTTTTAACAGGTATGCTACTTGCCTATAATATAAATGCCGGAGCCCCTTGGTGGATTCCTATTTTGGGATCAGTTTTTGCCATTGCGGTTGGCAAACAGGTCTTTGGCGGTTTAGGTAATAATCCTGTAAATCCAGCTCTTTTGGGACGGGCATTTTTGATGGCTTCCTGGCCTACAATTATGACTGCCGGATGGGCTAAGCCCAAAAGTGGGATTTTAAGCGGAATTTCCGATCCTAATGCCATTACGATGAATCTGCAAAGTTTATCTCCCAAAGCTTATGATTTAGTAACTGGCGCCACTCCTTTAAAAGTGGCTCAGACATTAAGGGACAGTAGTTTTGTTCATTCTTTGGGTGCTAATGCTGCAGAAGGCGCTGATTTAGCAAATCGGATTTTTGCCAATTTAACTGATTTTTCCGCTTTGAAGAACTTATTCTGGGGAAATATAGGTGGTTGCATTGGTGAAGTTAGCGCTTTTGCTTTGCTTTTGGGCGCTGCTTATCTCTTGTATAAAAACATTATTGAATGGCGTATCCCTTTATATTATCTCGGAACGGTTTTTGTGTTGTCTTTCTTTCTGGCTCCGCTTCAAGGCGCGGGATTCAGTCCTCTGCTGCCTTTTTTCCATATCTTTTCTGGTGGCTTAATGTTAGGCGCTTTTTTTATGGCGACCGATTATACAACCTCTCCCATAACCAAAAGCGGCAGAATAATTTTTGCCATCGGCTGCGGAATATTGACTGTAGTAATTCGTTTGTATGGTGGTTATCCGGAAGGCGTTTGTTACAGCATCCTGTTTATGAATGTAATGACCCCCTTAATTGATAAACTCACTATGCCTAAAGCATTCGGGAAGGTGAAGAAATGA
- a CDS encoding electron transport complex subunit E has protein sequence MSFIKELTKGIIKENPTFVIVLGMCPTLATSTSVNNAIGMGLAATFVLICSNIFISLIKNITPDKIRIPVYVIVIAAFVSIVDMSMAAYLPALHKSLGLFIPLIVVNCIIMGRAEAFANKNNVINSIADGIGMGLGFTLSLSVVATIREILGNGTWLNMKVMPNSYDPMLITLLAPGAFITLGFLMALMNMLKEKQ, from the coding sequence ATGAGCTTCATTAAAGAATTGACTAAAGGCATCATAAAAGAAAATCCTACCTTTGTGATTGTCTTGGGTATGTGTCCTACTTTGGCAACTTCCACCTCTGTGAATAATGCCATTGGAATGGGTTTGGCAGCTACTTTTGTATTGATTTGTTCCAATATTTTTATCTCTTTGATAAAAAATATTACTCCCGACAAAATTCGTATTCCTGTTTATGTGATTGTGATAGCTGCTTTCGTTTCCATTGTGGATATGAGTATGGCTGCATATTTGCCCGCCCTGCATAAGTCCTTGGGATTGTTCATTCCCTTGATTGTGGTTAATTGTATAATAATGGGCAGAGCTGAGGCATTTGCCAATAAGAATAATGTAATCAATTCCATCGCCGATGGCATTGGAATGGGGCTGGGTTTTACTCTTTCCTTATCAGTTGTGGCAACTATCCGAGAAATTTTAGGTAATGGAACTTGGCTGAATATGAAAGTTATGCCTAATTCCTACGATCCAATGTTAATTACATTGTTGGCACCCGGGGCTTTCATTACGCTCGGATTTTTGATGGCTTTGATGAATATGCTGAAGGAGAAACAATAA
- a CDS encoding RnfABCDGE type electron transport complex subunit G, protein MKIYLQLGLILLGFCIVATALLAYVNTITKPQIDSIQLKEAEQTRKELIPDSNFEEINGEFSYFIAKDSKTNEVNGYVFTTEKNGYNGAVKTMVAVDNDFRIIAIKVIQQTETPGLGTNSTQPKFSEQFKGKTSEQLIVDKDGGVPPNCIKAITGATITTRAVTNSVKESLQLLKTLVQAKSETSNEIHAKEEVNK, encoded by the coding sequence ATGAAAATATATTTACAGCTTGGTTTAATCTTGCTTGGCTTTTGTATAGTGGCAACTGCTCTTTTGGCTTATGTAAATACCATTACCAAACCCCAAATTGATTCCATCCAATTAAAAGAAGCGGAACAAACCCGCAAAGAACTGATTCCGGATTCCAATTTTGAGGAAATTAACGGTGAATTTAGTTACTTTATCGCCAAAGACAGTAAAACTAATGAAGTAAATGGCTATGTTTTTACCACGGAAAAAAATGGTTATAACGGTGCCGTAAAAACTATGGTTGCCGTAGATAATGATTTTCGCATCATTGCCATCAAAGTGATTCAACAAACAGAAACACCCGGCTTGGGAACAAATTCCACTCAACCCAAATTCTCGGAGCAGTTTAAAGGTAAAACCAGTGAACAACTAATTGTGGATAAAGATGGGGGTGTGCCTCCCAATTGTATTAAAGCCATAACTGGCGCTACAATAACAACCCGGGCAGTCACTAATTCCGTGAAAGAATCCCTCCAATTGCTGAAGACCTTAGTTCAGGCAAAAAGCGAAACATCTAATGAAATACATGCAAAGGAAGAGGTGAATAAATGA
- a CDS encoding RnfABCDGE type electron transport complex subunit A, with the protein MGFLGQLFTMAISAILIQNFVLSRFLGLCPYLGVSKKMDSAFGMGMAVIFVMTLASAFCYLIYQYLLVPFQLEYLQTLAFILTIAALVQFVEMFIKKNSPALYKSLGVYLPLITTNCAVLGVAILNITPLADGSRYNFIWAVLNGFLSGVGFTFVLLAMAGIRERLEMVEMPKSMRGMPSGLILAGTMALAFYGFMGMKI; encoded by the coding sequence ATGGGCTTTCTTGGACAACTTTTCACAATGGCAATTTCTGCCATTTTAATCCAGAACTTTGTGCTTTCCCGTTTCTTGGGTCTTTGCCCTTATTTGGGTGTTTCCAAAAAAATGGATTCCGCTTTTGGAATGGGAATGGCTGTTATATTTGTAATGACCCTGGCTTCTGCCTTCTGCTATTTGATTTATCAATATCTGCTGGTTCCCTTTCAATTGGAATATCTGCAGACCTTGGCTTTTATATTGACAATTGCGGCGTTGGTGCAGTTCGTGGAAATGTTCATTAAGAAGAATTCTCCTGCTTTGTATAAATCTTTGGGGGTCTATCTTCCTTTGATAACAACCAACTGTGCCGTTTTGGGCGTTGCTATTCTTAATATAACTCCTCTGGCAGATGGCTCGCGTTACAATTTTATCTGGGCTGTGTTAAACGGTTTTCTTTCCGGAGTGGGTTTCACCTTTGTCCTTTTGGCAATGGCCGGAATTAGAGAACGACTGGAAATGGTAGAAATGCCCAAAAGTATGCGCGGTATGCCCAGTGGTTTAATTCTTGCCGGCACAATGGCTTTGGCTTTTTACGGTTTTATGGGAATGAAGATTTAA
- a CDS encoding RnfABCDGE type electron transport complex subunit B: MNLLIVIPLAATGFSAILLPVAIMGSLGLIFGLVLAFASKVFPVTTDERIEKILEVLPGANCGACGQPGCAGYATAIVTDNKELNLCAPGGAAVVGKIAKIMGKEASAQERKIAYIHCSSGGKNNTKWKYDYQGIESCLSAVNIADGPNLCSWGCVGFNDCVAACKFDAISVDENGLRIIDRAKCTGCGACVTACPRKLITLILESKNVFITCSSKDKNPLPKQNCGADKPCIGCGLCAKKCPAQAITVENNIARIDYSKCTDCGTCATVCPTKAIIDLKIADRT; this comes from the coding sequence ATGAATTTACTAATTGTAATCCCCTTAGCCGCTACCGGATTTTCGGCCATATTGTTGCCCGTTGCAATTATGGGCTCTTTGGGTTTGATTTTTGGGCTCGTTCTTGCTTTTGCCTCCAAGGTCTTTCCCGTTACCACTGATGAACGCATAGAAAAAATTTTAGAGGTCTTGCCGGGAGCCAATTGTGGCGCTTGCGGTCAACCAGGTTGCGCAGGATATGCCACAGCTATCGTAACTGACAATAAAGAATTGAATTTATGCGCCCCCGGAGGAGCCGCCGTCGTAGGCAAAATAGCTAAAATTATGGGCAAAGAGGCAAGCGCCCAAGAACGAAAAATTGCCTATATCCATTGCAGTTCCGGTGGCAAAAACAATACTAAATGGAAATATGACTATCAAGGTATTGAAAGCTGCCTTTCTGCCGTGAATATTGCCGATGGACCAAATCTTTGCTCCTGGGGCTGCGTTGGTTTCAATGATTGTGTAGCTGCCTGTAAATTTGATGCGATCAGCGTGGATGAAAATGGTTTGCGAATTATTGATAGAGCAAAATGTACCGGTTGCGGAGCTTGCGTAACTGCTTGCCCGCGTAAATTGATAACGCTGATTTTAGAAAGTAAAAATGTGTTCATTACTTGCAGTTCCAAAGATAAAAATCCGCTGCCCAAACAGAATTGTGGAGCCGATAAACCCTGCATTGGCTGTGGGCTTTGCGCCAAAAAATGTCCCGCTCAGGCAATTACCGTTGAAAATAATATAGCCAGAATCGATTATAGCAAATGTACCGATTGCGGAACTTGTGCAACTGTCTGCCCTACTAAAGCCATTATAGACCTGAAAATAGCTGACCGGACTTAA
- the rsxC gene encoding electron transport complex subunit RsxC, whose translation MRLKTFPGGVHPPDEKKYSASVPIKEAPIPQKVTIHLSQHIGAPSKPIVAVGDEVLTGQKIAEATGFVSLNQHSSLSGKVTAIDLFPNATGSNSMAIQITGDGLDKWIDLVDEPNFMDLPIEEMKKRIGEAGICGMGGAGFPTLVKLSPPADKPIDTVILNGVECEPYLTSDHRLMLEKGSEIISGLRLIMKILGAKQGIIGIEANKPDAIAKMQELTKNESALKVVPLKLRYPQGAEKQLIYAATQRKVPAGGLPMAVGIVVQNVATAFAIYEAIRFQKPLIQRVITVTGSPVVNPQNLLARIGTPFAELVDFCGGTKEEVGKVISGGPMMGFALPSLNGTVAKGSGGLVLLNTQEAKLNEEGNCLRCARCVDVCPMNLLPCMIVSAVKYNNLDLAVKSGLNDCIKCGACAYVCPAQIRLVQYIDTGKIRYAETKK comes from the coding sequence ATGCGACTGAAGACATTTCCGGGGGGAGTCCATCCTCCGGATGAAAAAAAGTATAGTGCCTCTGTGCCTATAAAGGAAGCTCCAATACCCCAAAAAGTTACTATCCATCTGTCACAACATATCGGTGCACCTTCAAAACCGATTGTAGCGGTGGGAGATGAAGTTTTAACAGGCCAAAAAATTGCGGAAGCAACAGGTTTTGTATCTCTAAATCAACATTCTTCCCTTTCCGGAAAAGTTACAGCCATAGACCTTTTTCCTAATGCCACTGGTTCAAATTCTATGGCGATTCAAATTACCGGAGACGGATTGGATAAATGGATAGACCTGGTTGATGAGCCCAATTTTATGGATTTGCCTATAGAGGAAATGAAAAAAAGAATCGGTGAAGCCGGAATTTGTGGAATGGGTGGCGCTGGTTTTCCCACTTTGGTAAAACTTTCTCCCCCTGCCGATAAACCCATAGATACAGTAATTTTAAACGGCGTGGAATGCGAACCCTATCTTACCAGTGACCATCGTTTAATGCTGGAAAAGGGCTCGGAAATAATAAGCGGCTTAAGATTAATTATGAAAATATTAGGCGCAAAACAAGGAATAATCGGAATTGAAGCCAATAAACCTGATGCCATAGCCAAAATGCAGGAGCTCACTAAAAATGAATCTGCCCTGAAAGTGGTTCCTTTAAAGCTTCGCTATCCTCAAGGCGCTGAAAAACAATTGATTTATGCCGCCACCCAAAGAAAAGTTCCTGCCGGCGGATTGCCAATGGCGGTAGGAATTGTAGTTCAAAATGTGGCAACCGCTTTTGCCATCTACGAAGCCATTCGTTTTCAAAAACCGTTAATTCAAAGAGTGATAACTGTAACCGGTTCTCCCGTAGTAAATCCCCAAAACTTGCTGGCAAGAATCGGAACTCCGTTTGCGGAACTGGTGGATTTTTGTGGCGGAACCAAAGAAGAAGTGGGGAAAGTTATCAGCGGTGGTCCGATGATGGGTTTTGCCCTTCCCTCTTTGAATGGAACAGTTGCCAAAGGTAGCGGTGGCTTGGTTTTGTTAAATACGCAAGAGGCAAAACTGAATGAAGAAGGTAATTGTTTACGCTGCGCTCGCTGTGTGGATGTTTGCCCAATGAATTTACTTCCCTGTATGATTGTTTCAGCCGTAAAATATAATAATCTGGATTTGGCTGTGAAATCCGGATTGAATGATTGTATAAAATGCGGTGCTTGTGCTTATGTGTGCCCTGCTCAAATTCGTTTGGTTCAATATATTGATACAGGCAAAATCCGCTATGCCGAAACCAAAAAGTAG